Proteins from one Impatiens glandulifera chromosome 2, dImpGla2.1, whole genome shotgun sequence genomic window:
- the LOC124928084 gene encoding protein SHI RELATED SEQUENCE 7-like gives MMSGDNVVDQCAYQTVVDIGGHVFKGLLYDQGPIDNDNEDDDEDEEEDDDEDRDGCYNSGDHVRYHHGSMQQQQQHQPNLNMAAPPAAPTNCDPVSSPPSYPSPFYPFMPGMLYFPYPKS, from the coding sequence ATGATGTCGGGGGACAACGTGGTTGATCAATGCGCGTATCAAACTGTTGTGGACATAGGTGGGCATGTTTTCAAAGGTCTTTTGTATGATCAAGGTCCAATTGATAACGATAAcgaggatgatgatgaagatgaagaagaggatgatgaCGAAGATCGCGACGGTTGCTACAATAGCGGTGATCACGTCCGCTATCATCACGGTTCAAtgcagcaacaacaacaacatcaaccTAACTTGAACATGGCTGCACCTCCAGCCGCGCCCACGAATTGCGATCCGGTGTCATCTCCACCTTCTTATCCTAGCCCTTTTTACCCATTCATGCCTG